In the genome of Blastopirellula retiformator, the window GGGTCAAACCGACCCCCGTCGTCCCGTTCCATACGCTGGTGACCTGCGGCATGGCGGAAGCGCCGATGCCGGTTCCGCCGGAAGCGGAAGATCGCGCCTACGCTGAGATGCTCCTTTGCCTGCCGCAAAACTGGCCGATCGACGACGGCGCGCTCGCCAACGAGGCGATCTATTGGCCGCTCCGCTGGATGAAGCACATCGCCCGGCTGCCGCAAGAGAAGAAGACCTACATCGCCAAGTCGCACGTCCTGCCCAACGGCGTTCCGACGCGTCCCTTTCATACCAGCACGCCGATGTCGGCCTGGATGTTTATCCCGCCGCCGTTCGAGTCGGCCGAACTAAAACGGACGGCGGTCGGCGAGCGAACGGTCCATTTCATCGGGATGCAGGCGCTGCACATGAACGAACTCCGCTTCTTCTACCAACATGGCTACGCCGAGACGCTCCGCCGCCTACAGGCCGAATTCCCCGCTCGAACGCTACACAGCATGCGTCGCCCCAGTTTTTTGACGCCGGGCTAGTTTCCCCGCGCCGGAAAATCTCGGCTAAAATCGGGAATTCTCGATTTCGCAAGAACGATCAAGATCCCCCTTCGTCCGCTCTCTAAAATTCGCAGTCATGAACGCGACGCGCACACGATATGCCGAGAAGATCCTGAGGGTTCAGATCCTCATCCAAAACCACCTGGATGAAGATCTGTCGCTCGAAACGTTGGCCGATGCGGCAGGCTATTCGCCGTATCATTTCCACCGGGTCTTTCGCGGAATCGTGGGCGAGAGTGCGGATGACTACGTGCGCCGATTGCGAATGGAGCGGGCCGCTCAATCGCTACGGTATCGTCGTCGTTCGGTGCTCGAAGTCGCGCTCGACGCTGGATATGGGTCGCACGAGGCGTTTACTCGCGCATTCGTCCGCACTTTCGGCGTCACTCCGAGCGACTACCAGTCGCTGGAGCATCCACCAGCCGCGATCAAGGAGCACATCATGTCGACTGTCTCTTACGAAACGACCGACGTTCAAATCAAAACGCAGCCTTCGCGCCGCATGGCCTACATTCGGGTCGTCGGCAAATACGATTTCGAAACGCTCAATCCCGCCTTCGGGAAAGTCCTGCAGTTCGCCGGTCAGAACGGTCTGATCAACGAGAAGACCGAGTGCATGGGGGTCTATCACGACGATCCGCTCGTCACCGACGGCGGCAAACAGCGCAGCGACGTCGGCTTTACCGTCGACGAGAACTTCCAGCCGACCGGCGAGATCCAGGTGCAAACCATCCCCAGCGGCCGCTGCGCCGTGCTGCGTCACAAAGGGCACTACGACAGCCTGCATGGCGCCTACAACTGGCTCTTCTCGGTCTGGCTGCCCGACAGCGGCTACGAACCGGGCAACATCGCGGCGTACGAAATCTACGTCAACGACGCCAGCCAACTGCCGCCAGAAGAGTGGCTGACCGATATCTGCATTCCGCTGGCGTAAGGAAGGGGACAACCCAGTGGGCGCCGTTGACAAGTCTTCGTGGCAACGGCGCCCCTATTTCTTTTTTGTTCCTTCCTACCATGTCTCCGGCCGCGTTCTTCCCCGCGGCCTCCGTGTTCCCTTCTTCTATAACGGGGTCGAATTTCGAAGCTCATCGAACTTCCGCCGCGTCTGGCCTGTCTACCCCCGCATTGACCCGCCTCCGAATCTCTGGAAAATGTTGGGGTTCTTGAGGTTACATTCTCCGCTGTAGCGTCTGAAACATGCTCCGCGGCGGTTTTCGCCCCCCAATCAAGGCAATTTTCGATGGCTGCGCCCGCCAAACGCCCCTCCAAGTATCAAGTCTTCCTGCTGTGGTCGAACGATACGGTCAAGGAATGCCGCGAGGTGCGGAAGTTCTTCAAAGAATTCAACAAAACGGTCGCCAAACCCAACTATGGCGTCACGTTTGAAATCATCGACCACTGCTTCGATACCGACGATCAGGGGCATCCGGGCGCCGTGCCGTCGCGCGAGCTGCTGGAGAAAGCCCGTGAAACCCTCTGCCTGACGATTGGTCTGGGGTCGGACAACGAGGCGTCGCTGAACCCCTACACCCAAGAGACGGCCCAGCAAGAGCTGGATATCGTCCTGGAAAGCGCCAAGCAGACGCAACTGCTGCAGTGCGTGTGGTTTATGCGCAACGACCACAACGGCAATCGGGAAGACGTCGCCGGCGAAATGTACGATCTGCTCCGTCTGCCGGCCGGCCTGAAGCCCGACCAGGTCAAGCTGTTTGAGCCGACCGACGATTTCAAGGAAATGCTGGCCAGCGTCGTCACCAAGAAGCTGACCGCCAAGAATCGCCCCTGGACCGTAAGCGAAGACGAAGCGAACTTGTCGGCCCTGGAAGCGGCTCGCCGCCAGAAGATGCAGCAGCTGGTCGACCTGGGAATCGACCCGTGGGGCCAGCGATTTGACGATCACGTCGCGATCGCCGACGTCCGGACCAAGGAAGGCGAAATCACCGCCAAGACCGAAACGGTCGACGGCAAGGAATCGACCAACTACACCGGGCCGAAGGTTCGCATCGCTGGCCGCATCGTCCTGATGCGCTCGGCGGGCAAGCTGATCTTTGCCGACGTTCGCGACCGGACCGGGCAGATCCAGATCTTCATCGGCCAAAATCAGGTTGGCGAGCGGAACTGGAAAATCGCCCAGTGTCTTGACCTGGCCGACATCGTCGGGATCGACGGCGAGCTGAAGAAGACTAAGACGGGCGAACTGACCGTCTTTGTCGAAGAACTGCACTTCTTGACCAAGACCCTCGATCCGCCGCCGGAGAAGCACAAGGGCCTGACCGATCCGGAATTGCGTCAGCGGATGCGTTATCTCGACCTGGCGCACACCGACGGAGCGATCGAGCGGTTCGTCAAACGCATCGAGATCGTCAAGTCGGTCCGTCAGACGCTGTCCAACCAGGGCTTCCTGGAGATCGAAGGTCCGACGCTGCACGCCATCGCCGGCGGCGCCGCGGCTCGTCCGTTTATCACGCACCACAACGCGCTCGGCATGGAGCTATACATGCGGATCGCGCTCGAGCTGCACCTGAAGCGGCTGCTGGTGGGCGGCATGGAGCGGGTCTTTGAGCTGGGCCGCGTCTACCGCAACGAAGGGATCAGCCCCAAGCACAATCCCGAGTTTACGATGCTCGAGGTCTACCAGGCGTACGGCAACTATCGTTCGATGATGGACCTGACCGAAGCGATCATCACCGACGCTATCAAAGCTATCGGTGAGAAGTTCGAGCTGCCGTATGGCGAAACGCTGGTTAACTTCACCCCGCCGTTTGAGCGACGGACCTACGCCGAGTTGTTCCAAGAGTGCACCGGCATCGATCCGACCGACGACAACGCCGTGAAGCTGTACGCGGTCAACCTGGGTCTCGACACCGAAGGGAAGCACCCCGACGTCATCCGCAACGAGATCTTTGAAGAGAAGGTCGAGGATTCGCTGCAGGGGCCGATCTTTGTGATCGATTATCCTGCTAGCATTTGCCCTCTGACCAAGCGTAAGCCCGACAACCCGGCGGTCGCCGAGCGGTTCGAGCTTTTCATCAACGGCATGGAAGTGGCCAACGCCTACACCGAGCTGAACGACCCTGATTTGCAGGACCAACTGTTCCGCACCCAGCTGGAAGGGCAGCCGGAAGAAGACTCGATGGCCAAGATGGACCATGACTTCATCCGGGCGCTGCGCAACGGCATGCCGCCGGCTGGGGGTCTCGGAATTGGCATTGACCGGTTGGTCATGTTACTTACTAATACGCAGACGATTCGCGAGATCATTCTATTCCCCCTCCTGCGGCACGAAACGTCGCAAGAATAGAGCTTGCCGATAGATCCACGCCGGCACGGAAGCCGTCGTAGTCGATAAAGCCGAAGGATTGGCGATGTATAAGCTGTTACTCTGCCTGCGCTATCTGCGAACTCGCTATATTGCGCTCGCTTCGATCATCAGCGTCACGCTCGGCGTGGCGACCATGATCGTCGTTAACTCCGTCATGTCGGGCTTCGCGCACGAGATGCACTCGCGCCTGCATGGCATCCTGTCGGACGTGGTGCTGGAAAGCCACAGCCTGAACGGCTTCTACCACTGGGAAGAAGAGCTGGCCAAGGTCCAGGAAGTCGCTGGCGACGACATCGAAGCGGTCACCGCCACCGTCCATGTGCCGGCGATGCTCAGCATCAAGATCCGCGATCAGTGGATGCCGCGGCACGTGACGCTGGTCGGCATTGATCCCGCTTCGTACGCTAAAGTGAGCGACTTTACGCAGTACCTGAAGCATCCGGCCAACCGGAAGAACGTCAACTTCGACCTGAAAGAGTCCGGCTACGAAGCGGAAGAAGGTTCTCCCTTGCGCGAAGCTGGCTGGGGACATCGCCGCGGTAAAGTGATGTACGAGCGCGAACTGGAAATGCAGCTGATGCAGTTCCGGCAGTTTGAAGAAACCGGCCGCTGGCCCGATCAAGATTTGCTGAAACAAAAACGGATGATGCAACCGGCGCCGATCGCGCTGGTCGATCACGAGGAAGACGTCCTCGAGCAAACGATCGTTCCGCCGTTCGCCTCCGATCCTGACGCTCCGCCGCTGCCGGGCGCCCGGCCCGAAGAGCTGAACAAGATGGCCAACGCCGAGCTGTACGACGAAAACAAGAAGGGCGCCGACCCGTTCTCTTCGCGGCGCGGTTTGCCGGCCGAATCGACCTACGATCCGCTCACCCACCAGGCGACCGGCTTGATCCTAGGGATCGCCATCGGCAGCGTCCGCGATCGCGACAAAGTGACTGGCGAAGTGAAGGACTTTTTCATGGTCCTGCCGGGCGACGACGTCAAACTGACGTTCCCGACTGCGGAGAATCCGCCGAAAGCGATGAACGCCACGTTCACCGTCACCGACTTTTACGAAAGCAAGATGAGCGAATACGACGCCGCGTTCGCCTTCATGCCGCTCGACCAACTGCAGCGACTGCGCGGCATGATTCATCCTGAACAAGGGACCGCGATCTCTTCGATTCAGATCAAGCTGAAAGAGGGCGCCAACCTGCAGGAAGTGACCGATCGGTTGCGAGCCGCGTTTCCGCCTGCCACTTCGCCGTATCGCATTCAATCGTGGCGCGACCTGCAAGGTCCGCTGCTGTCGGCGGTCGAAATGGAAAAGACGATTCTGAACATCCTGTTGTTTTTGATCATCGGCGTCGCCGGCTTCGGCATCCTGGCGACCTTCTACATGATCGTCGTCGAGAAGACCAAAGACATCGGCATCTTGAAATCGCTGGGCGCCTCTGGCGGCGGCATCATGAGCATCTTCCTGGGCTACGGTTTGTCGCTCGGGATCGTCGGCTCCGGAGTCGGCATGGTGCTGGGCCTGTTGTTCGTCATCAACATCAATCGGGTCGCCGCGGTGATCGAATGGATTACCGGCCGCGAAGTGTTTGACCCCACGGTTTATTACTTCCGCGAAATCCCGACGATCATCGAACCTTGGAGCATTGTCTGGGTCGTCGCAGGCGCGATGCTGATCGCCGTTTTGGCGAGCGTTTTGCCGGCGATGCGAGCCGCGCGACTTCACCCAGTAGAGGCACTTCGCTATGAGTAACGCAGAACCGCAAGGCTTGTCCGCCCTCGAAATCCGTCTGCAGCGCGAAAGCGTGCTTCCTGATCACGAAGCCCGGCGCCATGGCGTCACTGGTCCGCACATTGCGGCCAGCAAGTTCACGCCGCCGGCCGCCGCGCCGGAAGCGAAGAGCGAGAAGCCGGCCAAGAAAAAGAAGAAGCCGTTGCTGGAAACGAAGAACCTGCACAAGAGCTACCGCAAAGGTCGGCTGACGATCCCGGTCTTGCGGGGCGTCGACTTTGCGGCCGAAGAAGGCAAAATCACCACCATCATCGGGCAAAGCGGCAGCGGCAAGAGCACGCTGTTGCACCTGATGGGGACGCTCGACTCGCCCGACTCCGGCGAGATCAACTTCGCCAACACGCGAATCGACAAACTGAACATCCGCCAGCGCGACGCACTACGTAGCCGCGCGTTTGGCATGATCTTCCAGTTCTATCACTTGCTGCCGGAACTGACGACGCTCGAAAACGTCCTGACGCCGATCATGATCTCGCACGGGATGTGGCGGTATTGGGCGGCCCGCAAGAAGTTCCGCAAGCGGGCTGAAGAGCTGCTCGAAATGGTCGGCCTGGGCCACCGCGTCACGCACAAACCGCGCGAACTTTCCGGCGGCGAAATGCAGCGGACCGCGATTGCCCGAGCGCTGATCGCGCAGCCGCGGATCTTGCTGGCTGACGAACCGACCGGCAACCTCGACGAGCAAACCGGCGGCGAGATCATGGACATCCTGAAGCGGCTCAACCGCGAACAGAATCTGACGATCGTCATGGTCACCCACGACAATGCGATCGCCGAGCAAGGCCACGAAACCATCCGCCTAACCGGCGGCCGGGTCGAAAAGACGTAGGCTGCAACGCTCGCTCTCCCTGGCGCCTGGCGCCATGCTCTTATCGCGTCTTCGCGAGAAGAGCATGGCCTACCGATTGGCGACTTGCTCTCCCAGCAGTGGCACACGTTTTATAGAACTTCTGCGAAGCTCTCTGCCGAAATTCGCGAATTTCTCGCGTAATTGCTCTGGATGCTGGCGCCCCCCGTTTGCTACTCTCCCGCGCGATTACCTCATAGTTTCTCGCTCACTGCACACAGCAAGGAGGCTGCGATGCGTGCCCTGGCACTCTCGGTTTTGGCGTTTCTCTTCGGATTGATCTTTTCCGGAGGCTGCAATGTCGAACAACTCGAAAAACTAGCCGCCGAAGTCGCCCAACATCAGCAGAACCAACAAGCCGGGTCGACCGCCGGCGATAGCGGCGGCGCCCTCGCCGCGCCGTCGGGCGATACGATCCGGATCGCCTCGTACAACATCCAGGTCTTCGGCCAATCGAAGATGGATAAGCCCGACGTGATGCAGGTGCTGACCGAGATCGTTCGCAAGTTCGACCTGGTCGCCGTGCAAGAGCTGCGGAGCAAAGAACAGGACGTCATTCCTCGCTTTCTGCAGATGATCAACGCCAACGGGGGCAACTACGACGCGATCGTCGGACCGCGCCTCGGCCGCACCAGCAGCAAAGAACAATACGTATTCATCTACGACAAGAACCGAATCGCGATCGAACCGAGCTCGGTCTATACGATCAACGACCCCAGCGACCTGTTGCATCGCGAACCGCTGGTCGCCACTTTTCGCGCGATCGGCGGCGATCAATCGCGCACTCCGTTCCGCTTCACCTTGATCAACATGCACACCGACCCGGATGAAACCGACGAAGAGCTCGACGCCTTGGGCGAAGTCTATCAACTGGTTCGCTACAGCGGCAACGAAGATGACGTGATCCTGCTGGGCGACTTGAACGTCAGCTACAAGAAGCTGGGCGCGCTCGGCCAGATCCCCGGCATCACCTACACGGTGGCGGACGAAGCGACCAACACGCTTCGCAAATCAAGCTACGACAACCTCGTCTTCCTGGCGGCCGACACGCAAGAGTTCACCGGCCGCGCCGCCGTGTACGACACGCAAAAAGAGTTCGGCCTGACGCTCGATCAGGCAATGGACGTTTCGGACCACTTGCCGGTCTGGGGCGAGTTCTCCGCCTACGAATCCGGCCCCTCGGCCGTCGCGTCGGGCGCCGGAGCGCCAGTTCGCTAACGACGTTGGCAAGAATAGTAGCCCGAAGCGCGAGCAAGGGAAATGCGTCGGGCTACTTCAAGAAAGGAATGTGGCGTCGCTTGGTTAATAGTCTTGCGGCCGCTACTGGCGAGTGTTTTTCTTCCTACCGCTTTCAGCTTTCCGCTATCCGCTTTTCTTGTCGACCCCATTTCCCTCGCTCGCGCGTCGGGCTACTATTTGCCCCTACACCAGCGGCAACAGCGTTGCGAAGGCGAGCGTTGACAGGAAGCTGACGCCCCCCAATACCAACAGCAGCAGCGTCCACGACTTCAGCGCTTCGACTTCGGTCAGACCGCTCATTTTCGCGAAGACCCAGAACCCGCTGTCATTCATCCACGATCCCATCAGCGAGCCGCTGCCGATCGCGGCGGCCAAATAGACCGGGTGGCAGCCGAGCGTTTCCGGCGTCGCCAGTCCTCCCAGCATCGCAGCGCCGGTGATCATCGCCACCGTGCTCGAGCCTTGGGCGATCTTCAAGACCGAGGCGATTGAGAAGCCAAGCAGCAAAATCATCACGGCGCTACCGCCGCCATTGCCGACGCTAAACAGCTCGCGAATCGCCGGGCCGACGTTGGCGGCTCCCAGCATCGCGCCGAACGCGCCGCCGGCACAGGTGATCAAGATAATCACGCCGCCGCTCATCAGCGCCACTTCGACCGACTGGGCCAGTTCTTTCAGCGACAACTTCCGCGAAGAGACCAGCGTCGCCATCGCAATCACCGCCGATAGCAGCAGCGCAAAGTTAGGATCGCCAAACGCCGCCGACCAGTTGGCCGCTTTTCGGGCGTCCGTTTCCCAGACATGCGGCTCGATCAAGTCGTCGCCGTAGGTCGCTTCGAGCACTTGGCGATTCATCCGCTCGGCGTCGACCGGTTTCATGCGGGTGTTGTCGCCGTTCACCTTCTTGACCAGCGCCGGCGGCATCTTGCCAGGCAAGTCGACCCCCAGCGGCTTGTGCGTTAGCACGAACTGATTCAAGCCGGAAACGAGCGCTTGCTGATCATCAGCCGACAGCGAACCGTCTTTCAGCAGCAGATCAGCGATCTCGGCCCGGCGTTCTTTCTGGAAATCGCTTTCCTGAATCGCGGCGACCATCCGCTTGCCAAGCGTATCCTCTTCGCCGCTATTTTCGGCCTTTACCTGGTTGCGGAGCTTCTCCCAGTCGACCTCTTCCACCTTCAGCTGTGCGGCACGCTGACCATCGGCGATGGTCGTCAGCACGGTATTGGTAGAGATTAACAAGACCGGTAACAGCACCGGCAGCAGCGAAACGAAGAGGCTCGGCAGCTGGTCGTCGGGCAGTTCTTCCGGCTCTGGCTCGGCGCTGATCGGCCGCATCGGCAACGGCATCCAACGATTCATGAACATGGAAAAGAGGAGCCCGGCGATTGCGCCCGGCAAGGCGACGCCGGCGCCAACCAGGATCATCATCCCTTTGTCGACGCCCAGTTGGTCCGCGACCACCAGCGGACCTGGCGTCGGCGGCACGAGCGTGTGCGTAATCGCGCCACCGGTGGCGATCGCCATCACATACAGCAGATAGTTTTTGGAGGTTCGGCGGAACAGAGATCGGGCCAGCGGCACCAGCAGGTAAAAGACGGTGTCAAAGAAGACCGGCACCGCCAGGATAAAACCGCTTCCCATTAGCGCGGCCGGCGCTCGCTTTTCGCCGCAGATCCCCATCATCCAGCGGACGACGCGATCGGCCGCGCCGCTATCGAGCATGCACTTGCCGATGATCGCCGCCAGGGCGATCACAATGCCAACGCCCCCTGCCATGCCGCCGAAGGCCCCGGCGACTCGGCTGAATTTGTCTTGTATGCTGCCGTCCGCCATCAAGCTGACCGCCATCGCCGCGACCAACATCGCGATGAAAGCGTTGGTTCGCAGGAAGATGATCAGCCCCAACACCGTGGCCATACCGACGCCCAAACAGAGCAGGGCGTAGTTCACTTCATCAGGGGTCATGGGCGGGCGTCTCTAGCGGCGTTTTCAGAGAAGTGGGGTAATTTTCCGTGGCGCGGGGAAGTATGAGAATGCCACAACGAGGCCCGAATATCAAGGGTTACGCTGGGAAATAGGGAGCCAAATCCGGCAAGAGCCGCTGCAGCCACGTTGATTGGGGGCAACAAGGGGGACGATCGGGGCGCTAAGCGGCGCTGACCCATTTGAGCCACCTCTCGCCGCCCAATTGCTTCGTATCCTAAGCCCGCAGATTCTTGGGAAATCGGCGCGACTCGGCTGCTCGCGTTGTTGGCCGCCACCCCGTTTATTCGGCCTCGATCGCCACCCAGCGTGCTAGCAACAACGCCGATCGGGCTTGGTTGTTTAGGGGCCGATCCGTTACATTGCCCTGCTATCAAATTCGGCTTCCCGGCTCCCGCGAAAGAAAGCATTCTCCATGAGCGTCACACTTGGCCAGCTGGCTACTCTCGTCGAAGGGAAGCTGCTGGGAGACGCACAACTCGACATCACCGGCGCCGCGATCATTCGCGATTCGCAGCCAGGCGAAATCACCCTGGCCGACCGTCCCGAATTGGCCAAAGAATTGGCTCGTTCGCAAGCCGCCGCCGTGATCACCAATGGCGAGTTCGCCCCAGCCGGCATGCCGGTCATTCTGGTCGAAGACGTCCACGTCGCGTTCGCCAAGGTGGTCGCGCTGTTCCGTCCCTCGCTGACCAAGATGACGCCCGGCGTTCACCCTTCGGCCGTCGTCGCCGAAAGCGCGACGATCGCCCCCGACGCATCGATCGGCCCGATGGTCATCATTGGCGAAGGAGTCACGATCGCAGCCGGCGCCATCATTCATAGCGGCGCCCAGATCAGCGCCGGTTGCTCGATCGGCGCCGGCACGACGATCTTCCCCGGCGTCGTCCTGTACGAAAACACCATCGTCGGCGCCGGCTGCATTTTGCACGCGGCGTCGATCCTGGGCGCGTATGGCTTTGGCTACGATTCTTCCAGCGGCAAGCATGTGCTCTCGGCGCAGCTGGGCAACGTTGTGCTGGGAGACAACGTCGAGATCGGCGCCGCCACCACGATCGACCGCGGCACCTACGGACCGACCGTGATCGGCGAAGGAACCAAAGTCGACAACCAGGTGATGATCGCTCACAACTGCCGGATCGGCCGCCACAACCTGATCTGCTCGCAGGTCGGCATCGCCGGCAGCACCAGCACCGGCGACTATGTCGTGATGGCGGGCCAGGTGGGCGTTCGCGACCATGTCCACATCGGCGACGGCGCGATTCTGGGCGCCAAGGCAGGCATCTCTTGCGACATCGGCGCCGGGCAAAATGTGATTGGCGCTCCGGCAATCTCCGCCAAAGAAAAGAAGCTGGAACTGGCGCTGGTCAGCAAGTTGCCCGAGATGCGCAAGCAGCTCAAAGCGCTGCTGACCCGGGTCGACCAACTCGAAAAAGAAGAAGAGCTGCGCAAGACGGCCTAAGGAGTTCATCAGCAAGGACGCCATGAATTCTAACGCAACCACGCAACAGCCGCCGTTCGGTTTGCTCGCCGGATGGGGACGCCTGCCGATCGAAGTGGTAACCGCACTTACGCGGCGCGGCTACGCCGTGCACACGCTGCTGATCAAAGACCACGCCGATCCGATCCTGGCTGAGCTCTCGACTTCGCACGAGTGGATCGGGCTCGGGCAGCTCGGCAAGTGCGTTCGCTTCTATCACCGCAACCACGTGAAGACCGCCACGATGGTCGGCAAGGTTCACAAGGTGCGGCTGTTCGACCGGAACGTGCTGTGGAATCACTTTCCCGATTGGTATGGCGCCTGGACTTTCGCGCCCCACTTCCTGCTGGGAACGAAAGACCGCAAAGACGACACGCTGCTGGGCGGCATTTGCCGCGCGTTCTTGAAGAAAGGAATCGAGTTCGTGCCTGCGACCGACTACGCTCCTGATCTGCTGGTCCAATTCGGACACCTGGCGGGCAAACCGTTAAGCAAAAAACAGTTGGCCGACGTTGAGTACGGCTGGCGATTGGCCAAAACGATCGGCCAATTCGACACCGGCCAAAGCGTCGCGATCAAAGGTCAAACCGCGCTGGCGCTGGAAGCGGTCGAAGGGACCGACGAGTGCATCCGCCGCGCCGGTCAGCTCTGCCGATCCGGCGGGTTCACCATCGTCAAGGTCGCCAAGCCGCAACAAGATATGCGGTTCGACGTGCCGACTATCGGCGTCGGCACGATCGAAACAATGAAGGCCTCGGGCGCGGTAGCGCTCGTGATCGAAGCGGACAAGACGATCATCGTCGATCGCGAAGAAGTGCTCGCCAAAGCGAACGAGCTGGGCATCGCGGTACTGGCCGCCACCGGCGGCCGGCTGGGCGAAGTGCTGACCGACGAAGACGCCGTCGCGGCGTAACGATCCGGGTAGGGCAGGCCGTGCCTGCCGACATGGATACGTTTGCGATTCCGGCAGGCACGGCCTGCCCTACGAAAAAGCGGCCGCAAATCTGGTTTGCGGCCGTGTTCAGTTGGTTTCTCTTTCGATAGCGATGAACGCATTCCCTCGGCTCGCGCCTCTGGCTACGATGCGTTCTCCGCTTTCGGCTTTCCGCTTTTCTTTATGGCGTGATGCAATAAAGCTTCGGCCCGGTGCGAATTAGCAACTTACCGGGCACCGCCGCATAGCCGTACAGGACCGGTCCCGAAGAACCTGGCGGACCGCGGCGACCACCTTCTTTCCCTTCGGCGGCTGGCGCTGCGGCGGGTTGTTCCGCTTCCGGATCCCATAGCATGTTCTCGGCCAGCACTTCCCATTTGGGGCCCGCTTTCACGACGGTCGTTTTGCCATCTTTGCCGAAGAAGTAAACGCGATCGCCTACCCCCAGCGAAGTCGCCCAGCACGATTGCGACAGGCGCTCGGTGAAGAGGGTCTCGCCGCTTTCGACATCGACGCCAAACACGACGCCGCTCTTGTTGACCCAATAGGCGACGCCGTTGTGCACGATCGGGGTGCTGAACGACGAAGACGCTTTCTCGTTTCGCCACAACACCTCAGCCGTCGCTCCGGCATCCGACTCACGGACGCGAACCGCCATGTTCGAGCGTTTGGCCCCGGCGCCAGACTCTTCGCCGCGACCGGCCGAAGCGCCCACCAAAAATACCCCATCGCCGTAGGGCATCGGCGTGTTGGTCGTGTTGCCGCCGAGATCGTCAATCGTCCACAGCTTCTTGCCATTGATCACGTCGTAACCATCGACCGTGCCGCTGCTGCTGACGATGGCTTGCGGACCACCAGGGGTCTGGATCACGCGGGGCGAGCTCCAGCTGATCTTGCTTTCGCGATCGGTCTTCCAGATCGCTTCGCCCGTCTTCTTGTCGAAGGCGACGATGTAGGAGGGGCCGTCATTCTCGACCAGCAAGATCACCGCGTCCTCGCTCAGAGCCGGCGAAGCGGCCAGGCCGTGGTTCGATTTCAGCTCGCCATACTCGGCGATCAGCGACTTGCTCCACAGCTGTTCGCCGTCGTGCGACAGGGTGATCATGTCGCCACTTTCAAAGAAGGCATAAACGCCCAACTGATCAACGGCCGGGGTCGGCGCCGCGCGGCTGACGTAGGTGCTGCTCTTGATCGGCAGCGACGACTTGAACTCCTTCTGCCACAGCTGTTTGCCGTCGGCCAGGTTCAAGCAAGTGACGATGTTCGACTCCTTGTTCGGGCCGTCAATCGAGGTGACGTAGACCTTGCCGTTCCAAACGATCGGGCTCGACTGTCCGTAACCTTTCAGGTCGGCGGTCCAGCCGATGTTACTGTCAGGCGACCATTTCAGCGGCAGTTGATCAGCGGCGGGAGCTTCGACTCCGGCGCCTTGAAACGCGGGCCAATTGTCGCTGCCGACCGCCATGGCGCTCAGCAGGACTAAACAGGAAACCGCATGCATATCGTTTCTCGCAGATAAAGGGAATTTGATTCGTAGGGAGGTCGAATTGACTACCAAGTTTACCTTGTTTTCAGCTGCGGTTGGTTAAATTCAACACGAACTACCTTCCGCTCTCCCTGATCCGAGGTCCGAATCGCGGTGTGGCTGAC includes:
- a CDS encoding exonuclease/endonuclease/phosphatase family protein, with protein sequence MRALALSVLAFLFGLIFSGGCNVEQLEKLAAEVAQHQQNQQAGSTAGDSGGALAAPSGDTIRIASYNIQVFGQSKMDKPDVMQVLTEIVRKFDLVAVQELRSKEQDVIPRFLQMINANGGNYDAIVGPRLGRTSSKEQYVFIYDKNRIAIEPSSVYTINDPSDLLHREPLVATFRAIGGDQSRTPFRFTLINMHTDPDETDEELDALGEVYQLVRYSGNEDDVILLGDLNVSYKKLGALGQIPGITYTVADEATNTLRKSSYDNLVFLAADTQEFTGRAAVYDTQKEFGLTLDQAMDVSDHLPVWGEFSAYESGPSAVASGAGAPVR
- a CDS encoding GntP family permease, producing MTPDEVNYALLCLGVGMATVLGLIIFLRTNAFIAMLVAAMAVSLMADGSIQDKFSRVAGAFGGMAGGVGIVIALAAIIGKCMLDSGAADRVVRWMMGICGEKRAPAALMGSGFILAVPVFFDTVFYLLVPLARSLFRRTSKNYLLYVMAIATGGAITHTLVPPTPGPLVVADQLGVDKGMMILVGAGVALPGAIAGLLFSMFMNRWMPLPMRPISAEPEPEELPDDQLPSLFVSLLPVLLPVLLISTNTVLTTIADGQRAAQLKVEEVDWEKLRNQVKAENSGEEDTLGKRMVAAIQESDFQKERRAEIADLLLKDGSLSADDQQALVSGLNQFVLTHKPLGVDLPGKMPPALVKKVNGDNTRMKPVDAERMNRQVLEATYGDDLIEPHVWETDARKAANWSAAFGDPNFALLLSAVIAMATLVSSRKLSLKELAQSVEVALMSGGVIILITCAGGAFGAMLGAANVGPAIRELFSVGNGGGSAVMILLLGFSIASVLKIAQGSSTVAMITGAAMLGGLATPETLGCHPVYLAAAIGSGSLMGSWMNDSGFWVFAKMSGLTEVEALKSWTLLLLVLGGVSFLSTLAFATLLPLV
- the lpxD gene encoding UDP-3-O-(3-hydroxymyristoyl)glucosamine N-acyltransferase, with amino-acid sequence MSVTLGQLATLVEGKLLGDAQLDITGAAIIRDSQPGEITLADRPELAKELARSQAAAVITNGEFAPAGMPVILVEDVHVAFAKVVALFRPSLTKMTPGVHPSAVVAESATIAPDASIGPMVIIGEGVTIAAGAIIHSGAQISAGCSIGAGTTIFPGVVLYENTIVGAGCILHAASILGAYGFGYDSSSGKHVLSAQLGNVVLGDNVEIGAATTIDRGTYGPTVIGEGTKVDNQVMIAHNCRIGRHNLICSQVGIAGSTSTGDYVVMAGQVGVRDHVHIGDGAILGAKAGISCDIGAGQNVIGAPAISAKEKKLELALVSKLPEMRKQLKALLTRVDQLEKEEELRKTA
- a CDS encoding LpxI family protein — encoded protein: MNSNATTQQPPFGLLAGWGRLPIEVVTALTRRGYAVHTLLIKDHADPILAELSTSHEWIGLGQLGKCVRFYHRNHVKTATMVGKVHKVRLFDRNVLWNHFPDWYGAWTFAPHFLLGTKDRKDDTLLGGICRAFLKKGIEFVPATDYAPDLLVQFGHLAGKPLSKKQLADVEYGWRLAKTIGQFDTGQSVAIKGQTALALEAVEGTDECIRRAGQLCRSGGFTIVKVAKPQQDMRFDVPTIGVGTIETMKASGAVALVIEADKTIIVDREEVLAKANELGIAVLAATGGRLGEVLTDEDAVAA
- a CDS encoding outer membrane protein assembly factor BamB family protein; translated protein: MHAVSCLVLLSAMAVGSDNWPAFQGAGVEAPAADQLPLKWSPDSNIGWTADLKGYGQSSPIVWNGKVYVTSIDGPNKESNIVTCLNLADGKQLWQKEFKSSLPIKSSTYVSRAAPTPAVDQLGVYAFFESGDMITLSHDGEQLWSKSLIAEYGELKSNHGLAASPALSEDAVILLVENDGPSYIVAFDKKTGEAIWKTDRESKISWSSPRVIQTPGGPQAIVSSSGTVDGYDVINGKKLWTIDDLGGNTTNTPMPYGDGVFLVGASAGRGEESGAGAKRSNMAVRVRESDAGATAEVLWRNEKASSSFSTPIVHNGVAYWVNKSGVVFGVDVESGETLFTERLSQSCWATSLGVGDRVYFFGKDGKTTVVKAGPKWEVLAENMLWDPEAEQPAAAPAAEGKEGGRRGPPGSSGPVLYGYAAVPGKLLIRTGPKLYCITP